In a genomic window of Piliocolobus tephrosceles isolate RC106 chromosome 1, ASM277652v3, whole genome shotgun sequence:
- the TSHB gene encoding thyrotropin subunit beta produces MTAVFLMSMLFGLACGQAMSFCIPTEYTMHIERRECAYCLTINTTICAGYCMTRDINGKLFLPKNTLSQDVCTYSDFVYRTVEIPGCPLHVAPYFSYPVALSCKCGKCNTDYSDCIHEAIKTNYCTKPQKSYLVGFSV; encoded by the exons ATGACTGCTGTCTTTCTGATGTCCATGCTTTTTGGCCTTGCATGTGGGCAAGCGATGTCTTTTTGTATTCCAACTGAGTATACAATGCACATCGAAAGGAGAGAGTGTGCTTATTGCCTAACCATCAACACCACCATCTGTGCTGGATATTGTATGACACGG GATATCAATGGCAAACTGTTTCTTCCCAAAAATACTCTGTCCCAGGATGTTTGCACATATAGCGACTTCGTCTACAGGACTGTAGAAATACCAGGATGCCCACTCCATGTTGCTCCCTATTTTTCCTATCCTGTTGCTTTAAGCTGTAAGTGTGGCAAGTGCAATACTGACTATAGTGACTGTATACATGAGGCCATCAAGACAAACTACTGTACCAAACCTCAGAAGTCTTATCTGGTAGGATTTTCTGTCTAA